Proteins encoded by one window of Salvia splendens isolate huo1 chromosome 14, SspV2, whole genome shotgun sequence:
- the LOC121764027 gene encoding uncharacterized protein LOC121764027: protein MSERNMEGEDSVRTVDCLRGRLLAERAASKNAKEEELQLENKLMELEKLLKQEAKSRNKAEKKLKFLMKKLESVKSSHCSDESEYISSNPCSIAKEEQELKEEKDLTDTQDCSVNLSDDSSTVVISCAIQFTGRIAEQRNDTFEDSLSSASEKGSSNVDQWGVSSSADEGIKQRNGLFEDSLSSASDQHSSLVTDQESGVCCHSFRSCADDSNSQVDDSMALVVVDTPQRKHRIDPVALDASVREVLDTLRRAKEELRSSMVRRRMKMMGVTVKTSTVFI, encoded by the exons ATGAG TGAGAGAAATATGGAAGGAGAAGATAGTGTGAGGACAGTGGATTGCTTGAGAGGAAGACTGCTTGCAGAAAGAGCTGCTTCCAAAAATGCTAAGGAGGAGGAACTACAATTGGAAAATAAG TTGATGGAACTAGAAAAACTCTTGAAACAAGAGGCAAAATCAAGGAACAAAGCTGAGAAGAAGCTGAAATTCCTGATGAAGAAGCTTGAATCCGTGAAAAGTTCTCATTGCTCAGATGAATCAGAATACATTTCATCCAATCCTTGTTCAATCGCCAAAGAAGAACAAGAATTGAAAGAGGAAAAGGATTTGACTGATACACAAGACTGTTCAGTTAATCTCAGTGATGACAGCTCCACTGTTGTAATCTCTTGTGCAATTCAATTCACAGGAAGGATTGCTGAGCAAAGAAATGACACATTTGAGGATTCTTTATCCTCTGCTAGCGAAAAAGGGAGTTCGAATGTGGATCAATGGGG CGTTAGCTCTTCTGCTGATGAGGGCATCAAGCAAAGAAATGGCTTGTTTGAGGATTCTTTATCATCTGCTAGTGATCAGCACTCAAGTTTAGTTACAGATCAGGAGAG TGGTGTGTGCTGTCATAGCTTTAGATCTTGTGCTGATGATTCCAACAGCCAAGTAGATGATTCCATGGCTCTAGTTGTGGTTGATACGCCTCAAAGGAAGCATAGGATTGATCCGGTTGCTCTTGATGCTTCGGTGAGGGAGGTGCTCGACACATTGAGGCGAGCAAAGGAGGAACTTCGGAGCTCCATGGTGAGACGGCGGATGAAGATGATGGGAGTTACTGTCAAAACTAGTACAGTTTTCATATAG